The Sesamum indicum cultivar Zhongzhi No. 13 linkage group LG2, S_indicum_v1.0, whole genome shotgun sequence genome contains a region encoding:
- the LOC105156069 gene encoding protein ROOT PRIMORDIUM DEFECTIVE 1: MVSKLMRNPSTLLQKLLLSSPNPIFLLWHHPPPPYSYTRIQTYVEVYMKWKKDPYFDSIDSIHKSLELKTIISLKNFFVSSSSAPEDNYCIPISSVSKKGSDFGISIKVARFLRNYPSFFEEFEGPLYSLPWFRLTQKAIELDKEERMVYEVFKGDIVGRLKKLILMSGTRKMLPLKVIKGLRWYLGLPDEFFTDPLNYIGDGSFQIVNIEDGLKGLAISVEYDDRKGGKILSMMQKNAMSRGVYGGGADEAIAFPLFPSKGLRLKQKIKDWLDEFQRLPYISPYDDFSCLNPDSDISEKRVVGLLHELLCLFVEHAAERKFLFSLRKYLGLPQKVHKAFERHPHMFYLSLKNKTCTAILKEAHCDELAIDPHPLAKVRKEYIALMKESVVMLRNKRMNSCRALHGENICSEDLHSADDERSQLAEADSAIRSNIIG, from the coding sequence ATGGTCTCCAAGCTAATGAGGAACCCCAGCACCCTTCTCCAGAAACTCCTCTTATCCTCTCCAAAcccaattttcctcctctggCACCATCCTCCACCTCCTTACTCCTATACTCGAATACAAACTTATGTAGAGGTGTACATGAAATGGAAGAAAGACCCATACTTTGATTCCATTGATTCCATTCACAAGTCCCTTGAACTCAAGACCATCATCTCTCTGAAAAACTTCTTTGTATCATCTTCCTCCGCTCCAGAAGACAATTATTGTATACCTATCTCATCTGTCTCCAAGAAAGGTTCAGACTTTGGCATAAGCATCAAAGTTGCAAGGTTCTTGAGGAACTATCCTTCTTTCTTTGAGGAGTTCGAGGGCCCCCTTTACAGTTTACCTTGGTTTAGACTGACTCAGAAAGCAATTGAGCTTGATAAGGAGGAAAGGATGGTTTATGAAGTATTTAAAGGTGATATCGTTGGGAGATTAAAGAAGCTTATATTGATGAGTGGGACTAGAAAGATGCTTCctttaaaagtaattaaggGCTTGCGGTGGTATCTAGGTTTGCCTGATGAGTTTTTCACGGACCCTTTGAATTATATTGGAGACGGGTCTTTTCAAATTGTGAATATAGAAGATGGATTGAAGGGGTTGGCAATTTCTGTGGAATATGATGATAGAAAAGGTGGTAAAATTTTGTCTATGATGCAAAAGAATGCAATGAGTAGAGGAGTATATGGTGGGGGTGCAGATGAGGCAATTGCATTTCCTCTGTTTCCCTCTAAAGGATTGAGGTTGaagcagaagataaaagattGGTTGGATGAATTTCAAAGGCTTCCTTACATCTCTCCATACGATGATTTTTCATGTTTGAATCCCGACAGTGATATATCAGAGAAACGGGTAGTGGGTTTGCTTCATGAATTATTGTGTCTGTTTGTTGAACATGCTGCTGAAAGAAAgttccttttttctttgagaAAATACTTGGGGTTGCCACAGAAGGTTCACAAGGCGTTTGAGAGGCATCCTCATATGTTTTATTTGTCGTTGAAGAATAAAACCTGCACCGCTATTCTGAAAGAAGCTCACTGTGATGAGCTGGCTATAGACCCGCATCCACTGGCAAAGGTGAGGAAAGAATATATTGCTTTGATGAAGGAATCGGTTGTTATGCTAAGGAATAAAAGGATGAACAGTTGTAGGGCTCTTCATGGAGAAAACATTTGCTCAGAAGATTTGCATTCTGCAGATGATGAAAGGTCTCAGCTTGCAGAAGCTGATTCTGCTATCAGGAGCAACATTATTGGCTAG